The following is a genomic window from Parabacteroides johnsonii DSM 18315.
GCAATCTTCATCGCTCTTGTATTCTACGGCAAACAGGAGTTTGCCGGAATTTATCGTTGCATTGACTGCGTGCATGGTGCCGCCTTTCTCGCCTGTTTGGATAACAACTGTAGCATAAGAAAGTCCTGCTTGCAGTCTGTCACGAGCAACTAAGCCATATCTACCACAACTCTGACCAACGGGATATTCGCTAAGTAACAAACCTCCTTTCTCTACGATGTCCTTTGCTAGTTCAAGGTTCTCTTTTGGATAGATAGATTCCCAATCAAGCCCATTAGCCAAAAAAGCAGTGGTCACACCGCCAACCTCCAATGCACCTTGATGGCCTGCAGCATCGCATCCCATTGCAAGTCCTGAAACAATGTTATACCCTCTTTTGGCAAATTCACTTGAAAAGTATTTCCCGGCCTGTGTGCCGTTCATCGTTGGTTCTCTTGTGCCAATTACCGCTACCCCCGGTTTCTCCAATACCTTTACGTTTCCTCTGTAATAAAGAATGATAGGAGGATTGAGCTTCCCTGTTTCATCGGTGCAATCACGAAGCATTTTAGGAAAGTCATCATCGTAGTAGGAAATGATACCAACTCCTTCTTGCTCGCAGCGCGCCTTGATACGCAGTGCGGTTTGATAGGCATATTCAAAGTCTCTCTTAGAAAAGGACTCAAATTTTTTTCCTTTCAGCGACTTCCAAAAATCGCAAAGTTGTCCGAAGTCACCAATGGAGGTTGGTGCTTGATTGGCTATTTTTAAAATCGTTTTATTTCCAATACCATCCAATTGTTGGAGAGTCAGTATCATTTCGGTCGAAAGTGTCATAGTCTTGATGTTTTTAGGATTCGTCTTTATGATTTTGGTTCATCATAGCTTCAACTCAGGTAGAGTATTCACAATGTCTACCGATTGACAAGAGAGATTTATTACTGACAACAGGAGGTCGAGTATGTAGCGAGGTTGCTCGTGTTCTCTTGACCAGTCGTTAGGGTCGTTCTTGATTTGGGATGCTTTGTCGATGGTGACGGCATAGCGTTCCATTATCCACTCGATTGCGGACTTGCCATTAACAATGTACTCGTAGGCTTTGAGTGGAATGTTCTCGATGGTGATATGACCGTTGTAAATGATGCGTGTCTTATCTGCAACGAGTTTCCCGTTCTCATCACGGACTTTGGCGAATTTCATCTTCTCCACGGCGAAGTATTGATAAGTTTCATCTGCCCATTCGCTCTGCCAAATGTTGTTGTCGCCAATAACCTTTACACCAAAGAAACGATGTGCCAACATGGGCATTTCTGCGAAAAATGTATAATCGCCGTCATGTCCTGTTGTTTGCACGTTAATACCTTGCTCGTAGTTCAGGTGCAGGTCGGCAAGCTCCTTTCCAGCTTTATAAAAGGCCATGAAGTCCTGCACATTATCTACAATGGGGATGCGTGGTAATGACTTTTTCAAGTCATCGGCGAAACGCTCACGGTATTGCTTGGAATGAAGCAGACCATATACATAGTAGAAAATGTGCTCTTTGGTGATGGCTCGTGAACCTCCGAAACGACTACGGACTTCCTTCAAAATCCAGTCGGTTATGCCGTCACGACGGATATAATAGTTCGTTTCTGCATCATCGAAAAGGGAAGCCTGCGGATTATTGTTTTCTTCGTACCAATAGAGTGGGAAGCATTGACCATTTTCTGATAAATGAAGATTAGGGAATATATTTGTAATAAGACAGGAAAAGTCATTCCTATACCCCGTCCCTGTGAGGGTTATCATTTGATTGTCAAAAGATTTGGGATACAATTTATCAAATATTCCTGGTCTTTCTATGAATGGTCGATGATAATATAATTTCATTTTGTTGAATGGCCGGTATGCGGTATTCACAAAGGCTGTCGCCTTGTATTGGTGTTTTACGCACTTACCCAAATCATTCCTAAGATTAACAGTCCAGCTAATTTTTGTTTTATCTTCTGAAATGTCGTCTTTGCCAACTTGTTGATTGTAAAATGTAATCATTGACTGCATATTACTTGCAATCTTTTCTCTTGAAAAACCAGATACCCAAGCATCGCGATTAGTAGCTATACCAATAGCATAAGTACTAAAAACGCTTTGAGTACCCAGCGAAAATTTCTTTTCAGGAGCCAGTGGAATCAGACTATCGAAAACACCGTCACGTTGATTTATCCAATCAGCCTTCTCATTAGGCATGATGACTTGCCAATCCAATTTCTTTGAGGTAATGGAGCGAAAGTCTTTTATCATTTTAAGTTTTTGTTCACGAGTAAGATAGTCGCCAATGTTTCGATATAAAATTTCACATTTGTCTTCTTTCTGATGTGCGGGATTTTTAACAAGAATTGTAATAGCAACGCCTGTCATGATATTAAAAACATTTTCGCCTTCTTTACGAGCATTTTCTTTTGTCTTTGCCCTAACAGCTCCACGGAGGTCAAATACATAAATCTTTGAAAATTCTTGTTCTATTGTCCTTCTAAAACCTTCTCCCATTGGTTTGTCAAGCCAGCCTGAATTTGTTATAAAAGCAATAATTCCTCCTTCATTTGGGTTTAATCTATCTGAGGCCCAGCGGAAAGCCTTGATATAGCTATCATAAACACCTTTTAATAAAGCTGCAGATGATTTTTTTACATATGTATCTTCTATTCTTCTTTCCAATGCAGGGTATGACAAATTCTGTGCATTGTCATTAGCCGATTTCTGCCCGATGGAATACGGAGGATTCCCCACGATGACCCTCACGTGTGTGGCCATCTGTTTCTTCACCCGTTTGGAATTGTCCTGGAAGAACTCCGTGAAAAGTTCGTTGTGCTTCTTCTCTGCCAGTTGGAATGTGTCCGTCAGGCAGATGCCGCTGTACGGCAAATAGGTTTTCCGACGGGTAATGTCATGGAATACCGATTCAATGTTCACATCGGCGATATAATAGGCCAGCAGCACGATTTCATTGCAATGGATTTCATTCAGGTACTTGCGCTCCATGTCCTCCGGTCGGATAAGGCCGGACTGTAACAGCCGCGTGATGAATGTGCCAGTGCCCACAAACGGGTCAAGGATATGCACATTCTGTTCGGTCAGCGAAGTGTTGAACTCTGCCTTTAGGATATCATCCACGGAACGGATGATGAAGTCCACGCACTCCACGGGCGTATAGACGATGCCCAGCTTCTCCACGGTGAGCGGAAACGCGCCTTTGAAGAACTTTTCATAGAGGTTCTTGATGATGGTCTGCTTGCCCTCCAGATTGTCTATGCCGCCTACATTTGTCCTCACCGACTGATAGAACTTCTCTAACACTTCGGTATCTTTCTCGAAAGCCTGCTCCTGCAAAAGGTCTATCATGCGCTGCATGGAGCGGCTCACGGCATTGTTGTTCACGAACTGGTAATCGGCAAACAACGCATCGAACACCGGACGGGTGATGATGTGCTGTGCCAGCATCTCGATGGCCTGTGCCGCGTCCACGGACGGGTTAAGGTCGCGCTGCAATCCCTTGAGATATTCGTTGAACGCCTTTTTGTGTACGCCGGACTGGATAAGTTTGGATATACGCTCGATGAACTTGTGCGCGATAAGACCGATTTCCTTTGCCCAGTTCTCCCAATAGAGGCGGTCGCCGCACTTCTCCACGAGCTTGGCATACATGCCGTCCTGCAATTCGCCGAAACGAAGTTCCAACTGTCGGGCGATTTCCGCGTTCTCCATCTGCCGTGCTTCTTCCTCTCCCTCCTGAAAGCCCAACCCCGGCCTGCCGATGGTGACGGACGGCGTATAGGACTGCTTGTTGGGTTTCTGCTTGTTGAGCGCAATCTTGTTTACCATCGCATTGAAACGGTCATCATGGGAGCGCAATGCGTTCAGGATTTCCCAGACCACATCGAAGGTCTTGCTGTTGTCGAGTGCTTCCTCCGCAGAAACATCGGACGGCACTACAATAGGGATGATGATGTACCCGTACTTTTTCTCGTCGGGCAGCCCCTTGTGGAAAGTGCGCATCACGCGGCCTACCGACTGCACCACATCCACCTGCGAGTTGCGGGCGGAAAGGAACAGCACGGCATCGAGCGACGGCACATCCACGCCCTCGGACAGACAGCGCACGTTGGTCACCACCCGGCACTCCCGGTCATTGTCCGGCTCATCCGCCAGCCATTGCAGGATTCCATTGCGCTCCTGTGAGTTCATTGAGCCGTCTATGTGCTTTGCGGTTATCGAAACGGTATGCGAAAGGCTCTCTTCATCCAGATTCTCGTCGTACTTTTCCGATATTTGCGGCAGCACGGAAGCCACATATTTGGATGCGATGCCCGTCCTGCTTGCGCTCCTGTCAATAGACGAACAGAACGCCACGGCACGGCGCATCATGTGCGGGTCGGCATCCCATGTGCGGTGGTCATCACCCCGTATCATCTTCGACAGTCCGTTGATAACGCCGATGAGCTTGGAAGTGTCGTCAAAGTTCAGTTCCGTGGTCGTGTCGGTTACATCACGTCGGATGTTTTCCGGTACATCGTCCTCACCGACGGTAAGGACAAGCACCTTGTAGTCGGTCAGCAGTCCGTTCTGCACAGCATAGGAGAAATTCACGCGGTAGAACTCCTCCCCGTACAGAGCCTTGTCGTCCATCGAACAGAGGATGCAGTCCTTTTCCGATGCCTTTATCTTGGCAGATTCACCGTACAGTCGTGGCGTAGCGGTCATGTAAAGCCGTTTTCTGCCTTGTACGTTGTCATCGGAGTGTATCTTGGTGAAGTTGCTCTCGTCCTTGTCCGACAGCTTCACGCCCGTGGTGCGGTGGGCTTCGTCGCAGATGATGAAGTCGAACACGCCATACTCGCCGTCTGTTTCGGAAAGTATCTCCTGCTGTGCCGCTGAAACGGCATCAATGGACTGGTAGGTGGAGAACACTACCACCAACCCATCGTGGCTGCAGTATTTCTTCAACTGCGAAGCGATGGATTTAGGATTGGTGGATGCAGGCACGGCAAGGTCAACCACGCTGTCATCCATATCGTCGTATTTGTTCTGAATCT
Proteins encoded in this region:
- a CDS encoding DNA-processing protein DprA, with the protein product MTLSTEMILTLQQLDGIGNKTILKIANQAPTSIGDFGQLCDFWKSLKGKKFESFSKRDFEYAYQTALRIKARCEQEGVGIISYYDDDFPKMLRDCTDETGKLNPPIILYYRGNVKVLEKPGVAVIGTREPTMNGTQAGKYFSSEFAKRGYNIVSGLAMGCDAAGHQGALEVGGVTTAFLANGLDWESIYPKENLELAKDIVEKGGLLLSEYPVGQSCGRYGLVARDRLQAGLSYATVVIQTGEKGGTMHAVNATINSGKLLFAVEYKSDEDCTHEKVQGNIKLIKEGKAYPLRSASINEVFLMCEKAIRSEVKTVKQTSLFD
- a CDS encoding DEAD/DEAH box helicase, translated to MNFKDILHKFRTESFTEKEKGTKFERLMRSWLLTDPRYNELEKVWLWEDFPGRKDFGGTDTGIDLVAKTEMGDYWAIQCKCYAEDAVIDKPAVDSFLATSSRTFTNEVTFQTTRFAKRIWISTTNHWGSNAEEAIRHQDPPFSRVGLIDLNSSCVDWQKLMDGLTGNSALVEGKKPRKHQLDAISKAYTHYIIDGNDRGKLIMACGTGKTYTSLLITEQLLGGKGLVLFMVPSIALLGQSLNAWSADAKKPIKAVCICSDSKASRKIQNKYDDMDDSVVDLAVPASTNPKSIASQLKKYCSHDGLVVVFSTYQSIDAVSAAQQEILSETDGEYGVFDFIICDEAHRTTGVKLSDKDESNFTKIHSDDNVQGRKRLYMTATPRLYGESAKIKASEKDCILCSMDDKALYGEEFYRVNFSYAVQNGLLTDYKVLVLTVGEDDVPENIRRDVTDTTTELNFDDTSKLIGVINGLSKMIRGDDHRTWDADPHMMRRAVAFCSSIDRSASRTGIASKYVASVLPQISEKYDENLDEESLSHTVSITAKHIDGSMNSQERNGILQWLADEPDNDRECRVVTNVRCLSEGVDVPSLDAVLFLSARNSQVDVVQSVGRVMRTFHKGLPDEKKYGYIIIPIVVPSDVSAEEALDNSKTFDVVWEILNALRSHDDRFNAMVNKIALNKQKPNKQSYTPSVTIGRPGLGFQEGEEEARQMENAEIARQLELRFGELQDGMYAKLVEKCGDRLYWENWAKEIGLIAHKFIERISKLIQSGVHKKAFNEYLKGLQRDLNPSVDAAQAIEMLAQHIITRPVFDALFADYQFVNNNAVSRSMQRMIDLLQEQAFEKDTEVLEKFYQSVRTNVGGIDNLEGKQTIIKNLYEKFFKGAFPLTVEKLGIVYTPVECVDFIIRSVDDILKAEFNTSLTEQNVHILDPFVGTGTFITRLLQSGLIRPEDMERKYLNEIHCNEIVLLAYYIADVNIESVFHDITRRKTYLPYSGICLTDTFQLAEKKHNELFTEFFQDNSKRVKKQMATHVRVIVGNPPYSIGQKSANDNAQNLSYPALERRIEDTYVKKSSAALLKGVYDSYIKAFRWASDRLNPNEGGIIAFITNSGWLDKPMGEGFRRTIEQEFSKIYVFDLRGAVRAKTKENARKEGENVFNIMTGVAITILVKNPAHQKEDKCEILYRNIGDYLTREQKLKMIKDFRSITSKKLDWQVIMPNEKADWINQRDGVFDSLIPLAPEKKFSLGTQSVFSTYAIGIATNRDAWVSGFSREKIASNMQSMITFYNQQVGKDDISEDKTKISWTVNLRNDLGKCVKHQYKATAFVNTAYRPFNKMKLYYHRPFIERPGIFDKLYPKSFDNQMITLTGTGYRNDFSCLITNIFPNLHLSENGQCFPLYWYEENNNPQASLFDDAETNYYIRRDGITDWILKEVRSRFGGSRAITKEHIFYYVYGLLHSKQYRERFADDLKKSLPRIPIVDNVQDFMAFYKAGKELADLHLNYEQGINVQTTGHDGDYTFFAEMPMLAHRFFGVKVIGDNNIWQSEWADETYQYFAVEKMKFAKVRDENGKLVADKTRIIYNGHITIENIPLKAYEYIVNGKSAIEWIMERYAVTIDKASQIKNDPNDWSREHEQPRYILDLLLSVINLSCQSVDIVNTLPELKL